The following proteins are co-located in the Roseovarius arcticus genome:
- a CDS encoding DUF5602 domain-containing protein, with translation MTRFFAFAALALASLAATPVLAHDPADAVATNPPDAPYQKVNTLVPLPEFLPGIGELFVDPATLPAGPFVAYNHDGKLVSTIYMIPLSRMNADTSFDDLAAPGGNVDHVDIYFNAGHPGVEEPHEHIVLWHVPVAGEASVAE, from the coding sequence ATGACCCGTTTTTTTGCCTTCGCTGCTTTGGCATTGGCCTCGCTGGCTGCCACACCGGTTCTTGCACATGATCCGGCAGATGCTGTTGCGACCAATCCGCCGGATGCGCCCTACCAAAAGGTCAATACTCTGGTTCCGCTTCCGGAATTTCTGCCCGGCATTGGTGAGTTGTTCGTCGATCCGGCAACGCTGCCTGCCGGGCCTTTCGTGGCCTATAATCATGATGGTAAACTGGTCAGTACCATCTACATGATCCCACTATCACGGATGAACGCCGATACCAGTTTTGACGATCTCGCTGCACCGGGCGGCAATGTCGATCATGTGGATATCTATTTCAACGCAGGCCATCCCGGCGTCGAAGAGCCGCATGAACATATCGTGCTCTGGCATGTGCCCGTCGCGGGCGAAGCCAGCGTGGCTGAGTAA